The genomic interval TTATTGATTAATCAGCTATATGATAGCAACGTTATTACAGATAAAGCTGAATTTAAAAAAGGAATACTCGAAAGAGAAAGTCAGAGTTCAACAGGAATTGGAATGAATATTGCTATCCCACATGCAAAATCACATGTAGTAAAAGAGCCGAAAGTATCAGTATTAAAAGTTAATCAAGGAGTGGACTGGAACTCATTAGATGGAACACCGGCTAAACTTATCTTTATGATTGCTGTACCATCTGACGATGCAGGAGACACACACCTTAAGATTTTGCAACAGTTATCTAGAAAGTTAATGGATGATGATTATAGAAATAGTTTATTAAATGCAAAAGATGAGATTGAATTATATAATTTACTTAAAAATTTATAAAGGATGATTGTATGTCACCACTATTTTTACAACCAGTATTTAAAGAACGTATTTGGGGTGGAAATCATTTAAAGGAATTCGGATATGAGATTCCAAATGATAAAACAGGGGAGTGCTGGGGAATTTCGGCGCATGAGAACGGTCCGAATATTATTCTGAATGGAGAACATAAAGGTAAAACATTAAAAGAGTTGTGGGATGAAAATACAGGACTGTTTGGAGTTCAAACGACCGATAAGTTCCCATTACTTACAAAGATTCTTGATGCGAATGATGAATTATCTGTGCAGGTACACCCTGATGATGCATATGCACAAGTACATGAGAATGGAGAGCTTGGGAAGACTGAGTGCTGGTATATTATTGACTGTGATGAAGATGCTGAAATTATCTATGATCATAATGCGAAAGACAAAGCCGAACTGGAGAACATGATACATGAGGGCAAATGGAATCAACTTTTTAATTCGATTAAAGTAAAACCAGGTGACTTCTTCTATGTACCTAGTGGAACAGTTCATGCAATCGGGAAAGGTATACGTATATTAGAGACACAGCAGAATTCGGATACGACTTATCGCATCTATGACTATGACCGTATGGACAAGGATGGTAATAAACGTGAACTGCATATTGCTCAAAGTATTGATGTAATCGGATTTAATGAAGAAAATGCTAAAACAAAAGAGGAAGTTACTGAAGTACAGGGAACTGTGGTTAAAACGTTTATCTCTAATAATTTCTTCACAGTGAAACAGTTACTGATAAAAGAATATTATAAATATACGAAGCAGCAAAATTATTCATTAATGAGCGTGTTGTCAGGTGAAGGTATGTTAACTATCGATGGACAGGTCTATGAAATCAAAAAAGGCGATC from Macrococcus armenti carries:
- the manA gene encoding mannose-6-phosphate isomerase, class I — protein: MSPLFLQPVFKERIWGGNHLKEFGYEIPNDKTGECWGISAHENGPNIILNGEHKGKTLKELWDENTGLFGVQTTDKFPLLTKILDANDELSVQVHPDDAYAQVHENGELGKTECWYIIDCDEDAEIIYDHNAKDKAELENMIHEGKWNQLFNSIKVKPGDFFYVPSGTVHAIGKGIRILETQQNSDTTYRIYDYDRMDKDGNKRELHIAQSIDVIGFNEENAKTKEEVTEVQGTVVKTFISNNFFTVKQLLIKEYYKYTKQQNYSLMSVLSGEGMLTIDGQVYEIKKGDHFILTIEDKEIELQGMLDVIESYV